A region of the Thermogladius calderae 1633 genome:
GTCATCGAGGTACCCGTCGGAGACGTCAAAGAGAGAATAGACCTCTCACGCCCCTTCAAGAGGATGACTATGTACGAGGCCTTCAAGGAGTACGCCGGTATAGACGTCGAGAAGCTAGGTGACGACGAGATCAGAGACCTCCTGGCTAAGAACGAGATAAGCCTGGCAGGCGGGTACGACAGGGGGAGGGCTATAGTGAAGCTGTTCGACAAGCTCGTGGGCAGGAAGTACCTGGTTCAGCCTGTGTTCATCACCGACTACCCGAGGTCGTCATCGCCGCTGGCAAAGCCCCACAGGTACAACCCTGACCTAGCAGAGAGGTTCGAGCTGTTCATCGCCGGCATGGAGATCGCCAATGCCTACACGGAGCTTAACGACCCGGTTCTACAGGCAGAGTACTTCAAGGCCGAGGAGGAGAGGAGGAAGAGAGGTGATGAGGAGGCGCACCCGTTCGACTGGGACTTCGTGGAGGCGCTGGAGTACGGGATGCCCCCTACCGGGGGGCTCGGAGTCGGGCTAGACAGGGTGAGCATGGTTCTAGCAGGAGTCTCGTCGATAAAAGAAGTGATATCTTTCCCGATGATGAAGTAGGCGCTCAAGCGGGGAGGTTGAAGCCGGCCTCGAGGGCTTTGAAGTTTGCCTTGTGATACCTCATGTCCAGTATCTCTGCTATACCCATCTTCACGTAGTCGAGAGGCAGTAGGTTCGTTACCTTGACGACGTGGCCCAAGAGGAGTATGTTCGCGACTCTCGGGTTGTTCAGCAGCCTCTCTGCCAGCCTCGTGTACTCCTGGGCGTAGAGCTTGGCCTCTGTTCTGACCTCCCCCTGGTAGAAGGTCCTGTCAAGGAAGACGAACGTCTCTTTCCGGGCTAGCTTGAGGTAATTCTCGAGGTTGTAGGGGTACAGGAGTATCATTACGTAAGGGTTAGTGACGGAGACGAAGTTTAAGGCCTCCTCGAGACTGTCAGCTATGACCATGTCGACCCTGCTCTCACCGCCCCTCGTCTCGGAGGCGTAGTGCTCTGTCCCGGACGTGTAGTAGTTCATGTACTTAGACGCCACCAGGCCGATCAGCCTGCCTAGTAGCAGGACGCCCTGGCCCCCTCTCCCGACGATGAGTATCTCGTGCCTCAACCCTCAACCCCTCTTGACCAAGTCGAGGTACGACGGGTTATTCCTGACGACGTACTCCCCTATGACGATCCCCTTCTCCCAGTCTATGTCGGACTCGTCTATCACCGGGTTGGGCTTGTACTTCACTCTCTTCTTCAGCTCCTCGAACATCGTAACCGGGTTCCTCAACCCGATGTGCCTGCCGTAGACCTCGGGGCACGTGCTTATCACCTCGAGGAACCTGAACCCCTTCATCCCAAGAGCCTTGTAAGTGAACATCTCAATGTAGTGCGGTGTCGTGATGCTGGCCCTCGCAACGTAGTTCGCGTTGAGGCTCGCGACCAGCTTTATCACGTTGAGAGGCGGCTCGGGGTTCCCGTGAGGGGTGGTAGTCGTGTAGACTTTCAACGGCGTGGTCGGGGCCAGCTGACCACCGGTCATAGCGTACACGAAGTTGGTTATCATCACGACGAACAAGTCTATGTTCCTCTTGGCAGCGTGCAGCAAGTGGTTGCCGCCTATACCGGCTACGTCCCCGTCGCCACCGACGACTATGACCTCTAGGCTCGGGTTCGCGAGCTTGACACCCGTGGCGAACGGTAGGGCGCGCCCGTGGAGCGTGTGAGCAGAGTCGAAGTCTACGTAGAAGGAAACTCTAGCGGAGCAGCCGATACCGGTAACGAAGACGACCTTGTTCCTGTCGAGCCTCCCCTCGTTTATCCTCCTGTCAATGGCCCTCAGCATTGCGCCTAGTGCTATGCCTATCCCGCAACCGGGGCACCATATGTGGGGGAGCCTGTCGGTCCTCAGGTACTTGTCTAGGGGGTGTAGGGTCAGCTTGGCTAGAGCCATCTGGCGACGGCCTCCATCACCTCGTTGAACTTAGGAGGGTCGACCGTTATAACCGGGGAGAAAAACGTCCTCGCCGAACCGGCGATCCTAGCGACGTCCAAGTAGAGTCTCCCCGTGTTGT
Encoded here:
- a CDS encoding 2-oxoacid:acceptor oxidoreductase family protein, with protein sequence MRHEILIVGRGGQGVLLLGRLIGLVASKYMNYYTSGTEHYASETRGGESRVDMVIADSLEEALNFVSVTNPYVMILLYPYNLENYLKLARKETFVFLDRTFYQGEVRTEAKLYAQEYTRLAERLLNNPRVANILLLGHVVKVTNLLPLDYVKMGIAEILDMRYHKANFKALEAGFNLPA
- a CDS encoding thiamine pyrophosphate-dependent enzyme, whose product is MALAKLTLHPLDKYLRTDRLPHIWCPGCGIGIALGAMLRAIDRRINEGRLDRNKVVFVTGIGCSARVSFYVDFDSAHTLHGRALPFATGVKLANPSLEVIVVGGDGDVAGIGGNHLLHAAKRNIDLFVVMITNFVYAMTGGQLAPTTPLKVYTTTTPHGNPEPPLNVIKLVASLNANYVARASITTPHYIEMFTYKALGMKGFRFLEVISTCPEVYGRHIGLRNPVTMFEELKKRVKYKPNPVIDESDIDWEKGIVIGEYVVRNNPSYLDLVKRG